In a single window of the Pseudomonas oryzihabitans genome:
- a CDS encoding PIG-L deacetylase family protein, with translation MATVGDRQIQGTGTTPEAWLQWSGFADMPAVEASQLVPPGHRAVVVAPHPDDEILGCGGLLCLLGELGRRLALVAVTDGDGSHPQSTLWPASRLRNTRPLETREALRRLQLERTTVTRLAIPDGQVSEQEDLLCQRLLDFLTPEDVVFATWRLDGHPDHEATGRAAVEACRVRGARCIEVPIWTWHWAAPGDARVPWARAQRLDLEDDVVALKRQAVNAFGSQLTEDSSTGQGPILPDTVVTRLTRAWEVYLT, from the coding sequence TTGGCAACTGTAGGTGATCGTCAGATTCAAGGAACAGGCACCACACCCGAAGCCTGGCTGCAGTGGAGCGGCTTTGCCGACATGCCGGCCGTGGAAGCTTCCCAGCTGGTACCACCGGGGCACCGGGCGGTGGTCGTCGCCCCTCACCCGGATGATGAGATTCTCGGTTGCGGCGGGCTGCTCTGCCTGCTGGGCGAACTGGGTCGGCGCCTGGCGCTGGTAGCGGTCACCGACGGCGACGGCAGCCATCCGCAATCGACGCTGTGGCCAGCCAGCCGACTACGCAACACCCGACCGCTGGAAACCCGCGAGGCCCTGCGCCGTCTGCAGCTGGAGCGTACCACCGTGACCCGGCTGGCGATCCCCGATGGCCAGGTGAGCGAGCAGGAAGACCTCCTGTGCCAACGCCTGCTGGATTTCCTCACGCCCGAGGACGTGGTCTTCGCCACCTGGCGCCTGGATGGCCACCCCGATCACGAGGCCACCGGCCGCGCCGCAGTGGAAGCCTGCCGGGTGCGGGGAGCCCGCTGCATCGAGGTGCCGATCTGGACCTGGCACTGGGCGGCGCCCGGCGATGCCCGGGTACCCTGGGCCCGCGCCCAGCGCCTCGATCTTGAAGACGACGTCGTGGCGCTCAAGAGGCAGGCGGTGAATGCCTTCGGCAGTCAGTTGACCGAGGACAGCAGCACGGGCCAGGGGCCGATTCTGCCGGACACCGTCGTCACCCGCCTGACGCGTGCCTGGGAGGTCTACCTCACATGA
- a CDS encoding acyl-CoA dehydrogenase, with the protein MSIDLDSLQDTLDEWAYEEVTPVLLQHRLQILNQRGLDRLPLPGQGQTLDRWRALAKVANHDLGLVKLYEGHTDALAILSELDGFVPLPDSLWGVWAAEPPDARLLVRYGADSMVTLHGRKSWCSGASLVSHALVTAWMDDHPMLVAVEMNQPGVEVTQDGWRAVGMQATGSVDVLFDGAAGVLVGAPGRYLHRPGFWHGGGGIAACWYGSATALADTLRAHCKRHREPHALAHLGHVDAALLGAATALRQAAAWIDREPTADARYPICQLRAVVEQCSEIVIRHAGRAFGAAPLCRDAYCARHMADLPVYLRQSHAERDLAVLGDLNLLEGAPWQL; encoded by the coding sequence ATGTCGATCGATCTGGATAGCCTTCAGGACACCCTGGACGAGTGGGCCTATGAAGAGGTCACTCCTGTACTGCTGCAACACCGCCTCCAGATTCTCAATCAGCGTGGTCTCGACCGCCTGCCGCTGCCAGGCCAGGGGCAGACTCTGGATCGCTGGCGCGCCCTGGCCAAGGTGGCCAATCACGACCTGGGTCTGGTCAAGCTGTACGAAGGCCACACCGATGCCCTCGCCATCCTGAGCGAACTGGATGGTTTCGTACCATTGCCCGACAGCCTTTGGGGTGTCTGGGCGGCCGAACCGCCGGATGCGCGCCTGCTGGTCCGCTATGGCGCCGACAGCATGGTCACCCTGCATGGCCGCAAGTCCTGGTGCTCGGGCGCTTCGCTGGTCAGCCACGCGCTGGTGACCGCCTGGATGGACGATCATCCGATGCTGGTCGCCGTGGAAATGAATCAACCCGGCGTCGAGGTGACGCAGGACGGCTGGCGCGCCGTGGGCATGCAGGCCACTGGTAGCGTCGACGTCCTGTTCGACGGCGCCGCGGGCGTTCTCGTTGGCGCGCCGGGTCGCTATCTGCATCGTCCCGGCTTCTGGCATGGCGGTGGCGGCATCGCGGCCTGCTGGTATGGGTCGGCTACCGCCTTGGCCGATACCTTGCGGGCCCATTGCAAGCGCCATCGCGAACCTCACGCCCTGGCCCACCTGGGGCATGTGGACGCCGCCCTGCTTGGCGCGGCGACCGCGCTTCGCCAGGCGGCCGCCTGGATAGATCGCGAACCCACCGCAGACGCCCGCTATCCCATCTGCCAGTTACGTGCCGTGGTGGAACAGTGCTCGGAGATCGTTATTCGCCATGCCGGTCGCGCCTTTGGCGCCGCTCCGCTGTGTCGTGACGCCTATTGCGCGCGCCATATGGCGGACCTGCCCGTCTATCTGCGCCAGAGCCACGCCGAACGCGACCTGGCCGTGCTGGGTGATCTCAATCTGCTGGAGGGTGCTCCTTGGCAACTGTAG